In Chelonia mydas isolate rCheMyd1 chromosome 20, rCheMyd1.pri.v2, whole genome shotgun sequence, a single genomic region encodes these proteins:
- the TMPRSS12 gene encoding transmembrane protease serine 12 isoform X3, giving the protein MWPSLCAAALVVLLRAGRSAGLLAPRSSTSKCGERVLVDMISGPRIVGGHDAQLGAWPWQVSLQVYQYGVGFKHLCGGSLIDEYSVLTAAHCARGHMDPYYWRVVIGLHDTSRPERHTVKSSVREIFVHSEFRIQTFENDIALFKLYKSVNYNDYIQPICLPFVHIHLNINNQTECFISGWGSIAEKGEGSPILQEAQVDIIPSDICNGFEWYAGMINNNMFCAGLESGGIDSCQGDSGGPLVCYHLDTSKYYLIGITSFGFGCGRPKLPGIYVRVSRYKKWISAHLISATRTLSTTLALILLTVGWTAHCHLVALETSEASLRFSA; this is encoded by the exons ATGTGGCCGAGCCTCTGTGCCGCCGCCCTGGTGGTGCTGCTGCGAGCGGGCCGCAGCGCCGGGCTCCTGGCGCCGCGGAGCTCCACGAGCA AGTGTGGAGAGCGGGTACTGGTGGATATGATATCAGGACCTCGGATTGTAGGTGGACATGATGCACAGCTCGGAGCATGGCCGTGGCAAGTTAGTCTCCAAGTTTACCAATATGGTGTAGGATTTAAACATCTGTGCGGTGGATCTTTAATTGATGAGTATTCAGTGCTGACAGCAGCTCATTGTGCTAGAGGACATAT GGACCCATACTACTGGAGGGTTGTGATTGGCCTTCATGATACTTCCAGACCTGAGAGACATACTGTGAAAAGTAGCGTGAGAGAGATTTTTGTCCATTCAGAATTCAGAATACAGACGTTTGAAAATGATATTGCATTATTTAAACTATATAAATCTGTAAACTACAATGACTATATTCAGCCCATCTGCTTACCCTTTGTTCACATTCATCTAAACATCAACAACCAAACTGAGTGCTTCATAAGTGGTTGGGGAAGTATTGCAGAGAAAG GTGAAGGCTCACCTATATTACAAGAAGCTCAAGTAGATATTATTCCTTCTGATATTTGTAATGGTTTTGAATGGTATGCAGggatgattaataataatatgttttgtgctggcttggaaTCTGGAGGTATCGATAGCTGTCAG GGAGATAGCGGTGGACCGTTAGTGTGCTATCACCTAGATACCAGCAAATATTATCTGATAGGGATTACCAGTTTTGGATTTGGATGTGGCCGACCCAAACTTCCTGGGATCTATGTACGTGTGTCTCGCTATAAAAAGTGGATAAGTGCTCATCTTATTAGTGCTACCAGGACCCTGAGCACTACACTTGCTCTGATTCTCTTGACGGTGGGGTGGACAGCGCACTGCCATTTGGTTGCACTAGAGACTTCAGAGGCCTCTCTCAGATTCTCTGCATGA
- the TMPRSS12 gene encoding transmembrane protease serine 12 isoform X1 codes for MWPSLCAAALVVLLRAGRSAGLLAPRSSTSSKVPAAGSCGRPGAVAAACGGSSSGTAEPRDPHCACARGPLSEPNFPLPFECGERVLVDMISGPRIVGGHDAQLGAWPWQVSLQVYQYGVGFKHLCGGSLIDEYSVLTAAHCARGHMDPYYWRVVIGLHDTSRPERHTVKSSVREIFVHSEFRIQTFENDIALFKLYKSVNYNDYIQPICLPFVHIHLNINNQTECFISGWGSIAEKGEGSPILQEAQVDIIPSDICNGFEWYAGMINNNMFCAGLESGGIDSCQGDSGGPLVCYHLDTSKYYLIGITSFGFGCGRPKLPGIYVRVSRYKKWISAHLISATRTLSTTLALILLTVGWTAHCHLVALETSEASLRFSA; via the exons ATGTGGCCGAGCCTCTGTGCCGCCGCCCTGGTGGTGCTGCTGCGAGCGGGCCGCAGCGCCGGGCTCCTGGCGCCGCGGAGCTCCACGAGCAGTAAGGTtcccgcggctgggagctgcgggaggccggGGGCCGTCGCAGCCGCTTGCGGGGGCAGTTCCTCCGGCACCGCAGAGCCCCGGGACCCGCACTGCGCGTGCGCACGCGGCCCGCTGTCGGAACCAAATTTTCCGTTACCCTTTG AGTGTGGAGAGCGGGTACTGGTGGATATGATATCAGGACCTCGGATTGTAGGTGGACATGATGCACAGCTCGGAGCATGGCCGTGGCAAGTTAGTCTCCAAGTTTACCAATATGGTGTAGGATTTAAACATCTGTGCGGTGGATCTTTAATTGATGAGTATTCAGTGCTGACAGCAGCTCATTGTGCTAGAGGACATAT GGACCCATACTACTGGAGGGTTGTGATTGGCCTTCATGATACTTCCAGACCTGAGAGACATACTGTGAAAAGTAGCGTGAGAGAGATTTTTGTCCATTCAGAATTCAGAATACAGACGTTTGAAAATGATATTGCATTATTTAAACTATATAAATCTGTAAACTACAATGACTATATTCAGCCCATCTGCTTACCCTTTGTTCACATTCATCTAAACATCAACAACCAAACTGAGTGCTTCATAAGTGGTTGGGGAAGTATTGCAGAGAAAG GTGAAGGCTCACCTATATTACAAGAAGCTCAAGTAGATATTATTCCTTCTGATATTTGTAATGGTTTTGAATGGTATGCAGggatgattaataataatatgttttgtgctggcttggaaTCTGGAGGTATCGATAGCTGTCAG GGAGATAGCGGTGGACCGTTAGTGTGCTATCACCTAGATACCAGCAAATATTATCTGATAGGGATTACCAGTTTTGGATTTGGATGTGGCCGACCCAAACTTCCTGGGATCTATGTACGTGTGTCTCGCTATAAAAAGTGGATAAGTGCTCATCTTATTAGTGCTACCAGGACCCTGAGCACTACACTTGCTCTGATTCTCTTGACGGTGGGGTGGACAGCGCACTGCCATTTGGTTGCACTAGAGACTTCAGAGGCCTCTCTCAGATTCTCTGCATGA
- the TMPRSS12 gene encoding transmembrane protease serine 12 isoform X7: MMHSSEHGRGKDPYYWRVVIGLHDTSRPERHTVKSSVREIFVHSEFRIQTFENDIALFKLYKSVNYNDYIQPICLPFVHIHLNINNQTECFISGWGSIAEKGEGSPILQEAQVDIIPSDICNGFEWYAGMINNNMFCAGLESGGIDSCQGDSGGPLVCYHLDTSKYYLIGITSFGFGCGRPKLPGIYVRVSRYKKWISAHLISATRTLSTTLALILLTVGWTAHCHLVALETSEASLRFSA; this comes from the exons ATGATGCACAGCTCGGAGCATGGCCGTGGCAA GGACCCATACTACTGGAGGGTTGTGATTGGCCTTCATGATACTTCCAGACCTGAGAGACATACTGTGAAAAGTAGCGTGAGAGAGATTTTTGTCCATTCAGAATTCAGAATACAGACGTTTGAAAATGATATTGCATTATTTAAACTATATAAATCTGTAAACTACAATGACTATATTCAGCCCATCTGCTTACCCTTTGTTCACATTCATCTAAACATCAACAACCAAACTGAGTGCTTCATAAGTGGTTGGGGAAGTATTGCAGAGAAAG GTGAAGGCTCACCTATATTACAAGAAGCTCAAGTAGATATTATTCCTTCTGATATTTGTAATGGTTTTGAATGGTATGCAGggatgattaataataatatgttttgtgctggcttggaaTCTGGAGGTATCGATAGCTGTCAG GGAGATAGCGGTGGACCGTTAGTGTGCTATCACCTAGATACCAGCAAATATTATCTGATAGGGATTACCAGTTTTGGATTTGGATGTGGCCGACCCAAACTTCCTGGGATCTATGTACGTGTGTCTCGCTATAAAAAGTGGATAAGTGCTCATCTTATTAGTGCTACCAGGACCCTGAGCACTACACTTGCTCTGATTCTCTTGACGGTGGGGTGGACAGCGCACTGCCATTTGGTTGCACTAGAGACTTCAGAGGCCTCTCTCAGATTCTCTGCATGA
- the TMPRSS12 gene encoding transmembrane protease serine 12 isoform X6, giving the protein MISGPRIVGGHDAQLGAWPWDPYYWRVVIGLHDTSRPERHTVKSSVREIFVHSEFRIQTFENDIALFKLYKSVNYNDYIQPICLPFVHIHLNINNQTECFISGWGSIAEKGEGSPILQEAQVDIIPSDICNGFEWYAGMINNNMFCAGLESGGIDSCQGDSGGPLVCYHLDTSKYYLIGITSFGFGCGRPKLPGIYVRVSRYKKWISAHLISATRTLSTTLALILLTVGWTAHCHLVALETSEASLRFSA; this is encoded by the exons ATGATATCAGGACCTCGGATTGTAGGTGGACATGATGCACAGCTCGGAGCATGGCCGTG GGACCCATACTACTGGAGGGTTGTGATTGGCCTTCATGATACTTCCAGACCTGAGAGACATACTGTGAAAAGTAGCGTGAGAGAGATTTTTGTCCATTCAGAATTCAGAATACAGACGTTTGAAAATGATATTGCATTATTTAAACTATATAAATCTGTAAACTACAATGACTATATTCAGCCCATCTGCTTACCCTTTGTTCACATTCATCTAAACATCAACAACCAAACTGAGTGCTTCATAAGTGGTTGGGGAAGTATTGCAGAGAAAG GTGAAGGCTCACCTATATTACAAGAAGCTCAAGTAGATATTATTCCTTCTGATATTTGTAATGGTTTTGAATGGTATGCAGggatgattaataataatatgttttgtgctggcttggaaTCTGGAGGTATCGATAGCTGTCAG GGAGATAGCGGTGGACCGTTAGTGTGCTATCACCTAGATACCAGCAAATATTATCTGATAGGGATTACCAGTTTTGGATTTGGATGTGGCCGACCCAAACTTCCTGGGATCTATGTACGTGTGTCTCGCTATAAAAAGTGGATAAGTGCTCATCTTATTAGTGCTACCAGGACCCTGAGCACTACACTTGCTCTGATTCTCTTGACGGTGGGGTGGACAGCGCACTGCCATTTGGTTGCACTAGAGACTTCAGAGGCCTCTCTCAGATTCTCTGCATGA
- the LOC102935248 gene encoding methyltransferase-like protein 7A, translating into MEKAVVLVLRVSIQLLALPIYLLSFLGMWDPFCKKIFFPFFIEKLTASYNRRASGHKQELFCNLQEFAGPSGELTLLEIGTGTGANFQFYPPGCKITCTDTNLNFQRGLSKSMAQNQHLQFQRFLVAPGEDLNQVADSSVDAVVCTLVLCSVQSIEGVLKEVLRVLRPGGAFYFLEHVAADPSSWTYFWQQVFYPTWKLVFNGCCLTREPWKNLEQAKFSEIKLRHIQVPLYWAPVQSHIVGYAIK; encoded by the exons ATGGAAAAGGCAGTGGTCCTGGTTCTCCGTGTTAGCATTCAGCTGCTTGCTCTGCCCATATACCTGCTATCATTCCTGGGCATGTGGGACCCATTCTGTAAGAAGATATTCTTTCCCTTCTTCATAGAGAAGTTAACTGCAAGTTACAACCGGAGGGCATCAGGGCACAAACAAGAGCTGTTCTGCAATCTGCAGGAGTTTGCAGGCCCCTCGGGGGAACTGACTTTGCTGGAGATTGGGACTGGCACTGGCGCCAACTTCCAATTCTACCCACCTGGCTGCAAAATTACCTGCACTGACACAAACCTCAACTTCCAGCGCGGTCTCTCCAAGAGCATGGCACAGAACCAGCACCTGCAGTTTCAGCGCTTCCTGGTGGCCCCAGGGGAGGACTTGAATCAAGTGGCTGACAGCTCTGTGGATGCAGTGGTTTGCACCTTGGTCCTGTGCTCAGTGCAAAGCATAGAGGGTGTCTTGAAAGAAGTTTTGAGAGTACTCAGGCCC ggtgGGGCATTTTACTTTTTAGAACATGTGGCTGCAGATCCTTCAAGCTGGACCTATTTCTGGCAGCAAGTCTTCTATCCAACTTGGAAACTTGTGTTTAATGGATGCTGCCTGACAAGGGAGCCCTGGAAAAACCTTGAACAGGCCAAGTTTTCAGAAATAAAGTTACGGCACATACAAGTCCCATTATACTGGGCTCCAGTTCAGTCTCATATCGTCGGATATGCAATAAAATAA
- the TMPRSS12 gene encoding transmembrane protease serine 12 isoform X5, translating into MISGPRIVGGHDAQLGAWPWQVSLQVYQYGVGFKHLCGGSLIDEYSVLTAAHCARGHMDPYYWRVVIGLHDTSRPERHTVKSSVREIFVHSEFRIQTFENDIALFKLYKSVNYNDYIQPICLPFVHIHLNINNQTECFISGWGSIAEKGEGSPILQEAQVDIIPSDICNGFEWYAGMINNNMFCAGLESGGIDSCQGDSGGPLVCYHLDTSKYYLIGITSFGFGCGRPKLPGIYVRVSRYKKWISAHLISATRTLSTTLALILLTVGWTAHCHLVALETSEASLRFSA; encoded by the exons ATGATATCAGGACCTCGGATTGTAGGTGGACATGATGCACAGCTCGGAGCATGGCCGTGGCAAGTTAGTCTCCAAGTTTACCAATATGGTGTAGGATTTAAACATCTGTGCGGTGGATCTTTAATTGATGAGTATTCAGTGCTGACAGCAGCTCATTGTGCTAGAGGACATAT GGACCCATACTACTGGAGGGTTGTGATTGGCCTTCATGATACTTCCAGACCTGAGAGACATACTGTGAAAAGTAGCGTGAGAGAGATTTTTGTCCATTCAGAATTCAGAATACAGACGTTTGAAAATGATATTGCATTATTTAAACTATATAAATCTGTAAACTACAATGACTATATTCAGCCCATCTGCTTACCCTTTGTTCACATTCATCTAAACATCAACAACCAAACTGAGTGCTTCATAAGTGGTTGGGGAAGTATTGCAGAGAAAG GTGAAGGCTCACCTATATTACAAGAAGCTCAAGTAGATATTATTCCTTCTGATATTTGTAATGGTTTTGAATGGTATGCAGggatgattaataataatatgttttgtgctggcttggaaTCTGGAGGTATCGATAGCTGTCAG GGAGATAGCGGTGGACCGTTAGTGTGCTATCACCTAGATACCAGCAAATATTATCTGATAGGGATTACCAGTTTTGGATTTGGATGTGGCCGACCCAAACTTCCTGGGATCTATGTACGTGTGTCTCGCTATAAAAAGTGGATAAGTGCTCATCTTATTAGTGCTACCAGGACCCTGAGCACTACACTTGCTCTGATTCTCTTGACGGTGGGGTGGACAGCGCACTGCCATTTGGTTGCACTAGAGACTTCAGAGGCCTCTCTCAGATTCTCTGCATGA
- the LOC102935470 gene encoding methyltransferase-like protein 7A yields MVLIPLLQRCIQLLTLPVYLLWYLGLWDPLCKKIFPYVMAKCSTIYNRKLFQQKQDLFSNLGEFAGPSRELRLLEIGTGTGANFQFYPPGCRVTCTDPNPNFEGFLLKSISDSPHLRFERFMVASGEDLHPVADDSMDVVVCTLVLCSVRSIEQVLREVLRVLRLGGALYFLEHVAADHSSWGYFWQQIYNPTWRFLGDGCCLTRETWKDLEKAGFSELKLRHMDAPMSWNPTRPHIIGYAVK; encoded by the exons ATGGTGctgatccctctcctccagcgaTGCATCCAGCTCCTCACCCTGCCTGTCTACCTGCTCTGGTATCTGGGCTTATGGGACCCCCTCTGTAAGAAGATCTTCCCATATGTCATGGCCAAGTGCTCCACTATCTACAACCGCAAACTCTTCCAGCAGAAACAGGACCTGTTCAGCAACCTGGGGGAGTTTGCAGGCCCTTCGAGGGAGCTCAGGCTGCTGGAAATAGGCACAGGCACAGGCGCCAACTTCCAGTTCTACCCACCCGGATGCCGGGTGACATGCACTGATCCCAACCCCAACTTTGAGGGGTTCCTCCTCAAGAGCATTTCTGACAGCCCACACCTCCGGTTTGAACGGTTCATGGTGGCCTCCGGTGAGGACCTGCACCCAGTGGCTGACGACTCCATGGATGTGGTGGTTTGCACCTTGGTGCTGTGCTCGGTGCGCAGCATCGAGCAGGTCCTGAGAGAAGTCTTGCGAGTGCTCAGGCTG GGTGGAGCTCTGTATTTCTTGGAGCACGTGGCTGCAGATCATTCCAGCTGGGGCTACTTTTGGCAACAGATCTACAACCCAACCTGGAGGTTTTTGGGAGACGGGTGCTGCCTGACCAGAGAGACCTGGAAGGACCTGGAGAAGGCAGGGTTCTCGGAACTGAAGTTGCGGCACATGGACGCCCCCATGTCCTGGAACCCCACTCGTCCCCATATAATTGGATATGCTGTGAAATAA
- the TMPRSS12 gene encoding transmembrane protease serine 12 isoform X2 — MWPSLCAAALVVLLRAGRSAGLLAPRSSTSSKVPAAGSCGRPGAVAAACGGSSSGTAEPRDPHCACARGPLSEPNFPLPFECGERVLVDMISGPRIVGGHDAQLGAWPWDPYYWRVVIGLHDTSRPERHTVKSSVREIFVHSEFRIQTFENDIALFKLYKSVNYNDYIQPICLPFVHIHLNINNQTECFISGWGSIAEKGEGSPILQEAQVDIIPSDICNGFEWYAGMINNNMFCAGLESGGIDSCQGDSGGPLVCYHLDTSKYYLIGITSFGFGCGRPKLPGIYVRVSRYKKWISAHLISATRTLSTTLALILLTVGWTAHCHLVALETSEASLRFSA; from the exons ATGTGGCCGAGCCTCTGTGCCGCCGCCCTGGTGGTGCTGCTGCGAGCGGGCCGCAGCGCCGGGCTCCTGGCGCCGCGGAGCTCCACGAGCAGTAAGGTtcccgcggctgggagctgcgggaggccggGGGCCGTCGCAGCCGCTTGCGGGGGCAGTTCCTCCGGCACCGCAGAGCCCCGGGACCCGCACTGCGCGTGCGCACGCGGCCCGCTGTCGGAACCAAATTTTCCGTTACCCTTTG AGTGTGGAGAGCGGGTACTGGTGGATATGATATCAGGACCTCGGATTGTAGGTGGACATGATGCACAGCTCGGAGCATGGCCGTG GGACCCATACTACTGGAGGGTTGTGATTGGCCTTCATGATACTTCCAGACCTGAGAGACATACTGTGAAAAGTAGCGTGAGAGAGATTTTTGTCCATTCAGAATTCAGAATACAGACGTTTGAAAATGATATTGCATTATTTAAACTATATAAATCTGTAAACTACAATGACTATATTCAGCCCATCTGCTTACCCTTTGTTCACATTCATCTAAACATCAACAACCAAACTGAGTGCTTCATAAGTGGTTGGGGAAGTATTGCAGAGAAAG GTGAAGGCTCACCTATATTACAAGAAGCTCAAGTAGATATTATTCCTTCTGATATTTGTAATGGTTTTGAATGGTATGCAGggatgattaataataatatgttttgtgctggcttggaaTCTGGAGGTATCGATAGCTGTCAG GGAGATAGCGGTGGACCGTTAGTGTGCTATCACCTAGATACCAGCAAATATTATCTGATAGGGATTACCAGTTTTGGATTTGGATGTGGCCGACCCAAACTTCCTGGGATCTATGTACGTGTGTCTCGCTATAAAAAGTGGATAAGTGCTCATCTTATTAGTGCTACCAGGACCCTGAGCACTACACTTGCTCTGATTCTCTTGACGGTGGGGTGGACAGCGCACTGCCATTTGGTTGCACTAGAGACTTCAGAGGCCTCTCTCAGATTCTCTGCATGA
- the TMPRSS12 gene encoding transmembrane protease serine 12 isoform X4, whose translation MWPSLCAAALVVLLRAGRSAGLLAPRSSTSKCGERVLVDMISGPRIVGGHDAQLGAWPWDPYYWRVVIGLHDTSRPERHTVKSSVREIFVHSEFRIQTFENDIALFKLYKSVNYNDYIQPICLPFVHIHLNINNQTECFISGWGSIAEKGEGSPILQEAQVDIIPSDICNGFEWYAGMINNNMFCAGLESGGIDSCQGDSGGPLVCYHLDTSKYYLIGITSFGFGCGRPKLPGIYVRVSRYKKWISAHLISATRTLSTTLALILLTVGWTAHCHLVALETSEASLRFSA comes from the exons ATGTGGCCGAGCCTCTGTGCCGCCGCCCTGGTGGTGCTGCTGCGAGCGGGCCGCAGCGCCGGGCTCCTGGCGCCGCGGAGCTCCACGAGCA AGTGTGGAGAGCGGGTACTGGTGGATATGATATCAGGACCTCGGATTGTAGGTGGACATGATGCACAGCTCGGAGCATGGCCGTG GGACCCATACTACTGGAGGGTTGTGATTGGCCTTCATGATACTTCCAGACCTGAGAGACATACTGTGAAAAGTAGCGTGAGAGAGATTTTTGTCCATTCAGAATTCAGAATACAGACGTTTGAAAATGATATTGCATTATTTAAACTATATAAATCTGTAAACTACAATGACTATATTCAGCCCATCTGCTTACCCTTTGTTCACATTCATCTAAACATCAACAACCAAACTGAGTGCTTCATAAGTGGTTGGGGAAGTATTGCAGAGAAAG GTGAAGGCTCACCTATATTACAAGAAGCTCAAGTAGATATTATTCCTTCTGATATTTGTAATGGTTTTGAATGGTATGCAGggatgattaataataatatgttttgtgctggcttggaaTCTGGAGGTATCGATAGCTGTCAG GGAGATAGCGGTGGACCGTTAGTGTGCTATCACCTAGATACCAGCAAATATTATCTGATAGGGATTACCAGTTTTGGATTTGGATGTGGCCGACCCAAACTTCCTGGGATCTATGTACGTGTGTCTCGCTATAAAAAGTGGATAAGTGCTCATCTTATTAGTGCTACCAGGACCCTGAGCACTACACTTGCTCTGATTCTCTTGACGGTGGGGTGGACAGCGCACTGCCATTTGGTTGCACTAGAGACTTCAGAGGCCTCTCTCAGATTCTCTGCATGA